One Marasmius oreades isolate 03SP1 chromosome 2, whole genome shotgun sequence DNA segment encodes these proteins:
- a CDS encoding uncharacterized protein (BUSCO:EOG0926489S), with amino-acid sequence MAAIKTSWADDVDELDQQKTESVDENGIRTVVEFTVNDAGKKVKITRKFKRTLQKSVVDHQVAERAKWAKFGAEKGKPRGPDTATTTVGENVTLVLTAGNNVHEQEQVEKKPVKTTTGKVVCRLCQGEHFTAKCPYKGRLTTGDELARDEDTMPPPETDAAPAPSTSTGKYVPPSMRGGPRQGESMRTGNRDDLPTLRVTNISEDTQESDLRELFGMFGRVARVYVGRDRDTGAGKGFAFVSFEERSVAQKAMEKVNGKGYDNLILSVQWSQPRPEPK; translated from the exons ATGGCAGC AATAAAAACTTCTTGGGCAGACGACGTTGACGAGCTCG ATCAACAAAAAACCGAATCGGTCGATGAGAATGGCATTCGGACTGTCGTTGAGTTCACCGTGAATGACGCTGGCAAAAAGGTTAAA ATCACCCGTAAATTCAAAAGAACTTTGCAAAAGTCCGTCGTCGACCATCAAGTCGCAGAGAGGGCAAAATGGGCAAAGTTCGGTGCTGAGAAAGGGAAACCCCGCGGTCCTGATACAGCTACAACGACTGTCGGAGAAAATGTGACCCTCGTGCTTACCGCAGGAAACAAC GTTCATGAACAAGAGCAAGTAGAGAAGAAGCCTGTCAAGACAACGACTGGAAAGGTGGTCTGTCGGTTATGTCAAGGAGAACATTTTACTGCGAAATGTCCCTACAAAGGAAGGCTCACTACTGGGGATG AACTCGCTCGCGACGAGGACACAATGCCGCCGCCTGAAACTGACGCTGCTCCCGCTCCGTCAACGTCAACCGGAAAATATGTTCCTCCATCCATGCGTGGTGGGCCACGCCAGGGAGAGTCTATGCGTACAGGAAACAGAGACGACCTCCCTACTCTCCGCGTTACCAATATCTCAGAAGACACGCAGGAAAGCGACCTGAGGGAACTCTTTGGCATGTTTGGTCGTGTGGCAAGGGTTTACGTTGGACGAGATAGAGATACCGGTGCTGGTAAAGGCTTTGCCTTCGTCAGTTTCGAAGAACGATCGGTGGCTCAGAAGGCGATGGAGAAAGTCAATGGAAAAGGTTATGACAACTTAATTTTGAGCGTACAGTGGAGTC AACCTCGGCCAGAGCCGAAGTAG